A stretch of Deltaproteobacteria bacterium DNA encodes these proteins:
- a CDS encoding glycosyltransferase family 2 protein yields MTRCTIIIPAYNEASVIEAVVNKLRAARPHDEILVIDDGSSDATAPLAQKAGARVIHHKYNMGYGASLKTGMRHAASDTLVFFDGDGQHNPQDIQKLIDQLESNDMVVGARPKGSGAISRRSGKWFLYRIAEYLVGRRIPDLNSGLRTLRRNLALELIHLLPNGFSLTTTITLAMMSLGYQVEYVPIQIQERSGKSTVSIRDFFRTIMLIMRMITLFAPLKIFIPTAITLALIAIPSLTYDLLHTNISDTTVVLWLFCLIIFLFGLLADSISVANRKGTKQ; encoded by the coding sequence ATGACCCGCTGTACCATTATCATTCCCGCTTACAACGAAGCCTCCGTTATTGAAGCGGTGGTTAACAAACTCCGCGCTGCCCGTCCCCACGATGAAATTTTAGTAATCGACGACGGCTCAAGCGATGCAACGGCTCCCCTTGCACAAAAAGCGGGGGCTAGGGTTATTCACCATAAATATAATATGGGTTATGGAGCATCACTTAAAACGGGGATGCGTCATGCCGCTTCTGACACCTTAGTTTTTTTTGATGGCGATGGCCAACACAACCCACAAGACATTCAAAAACTTATTGATCAACTCGAATCCAACGACATGGTCGTAGGGGCTAGGCCAAAGGGTTCTGGTGCCATTAGTCGTCGTTCGGGGAAGTGGTTTTTATACCGCATCGCAGAATATCTGGTGGGAAGAAGGATTCCCGATTTAAACTCAGGGCTAAGAACCTTACGTCGCAATCTCGCCTTAGAATTGATTCACCTATTACCGAACGGCTTTTCTCTCACCACCACCATCACACTCGCTATGATGAGCTTGGGCTACCAAGTGGAATATGTCCCCATTCAAATTCAAGAACGCTCAGGCAAAAGCACCGTTTCAATAAGAGATTTTTTTCGTACCATTATGCTCATTATGCGAATGATCACGCTCTTTGCACCTCTCAAAATTTTTATCCCCACGGCTATTACCTTAGCTTTGATCGCCATCCCCTCCCTTACCTATGACTTACTCCACACCAATATCTCCGATACCACAGTGGTGTTGTGGCTCTTTTGCCTCATTATCTTCCTTTTTGGCCTACTAGCCGATTCCATTTCGGTAGCCAACCGCAAAGGCACAAAGCAATAA
- a CDS encoding PD-(D/E)XK nuclease family protein — protein MSLRLIFAPSPNSYLEDILNEIIDQHIGHHLTDDFKIIVPDSASLEDLEHLLIRKSKLEGVLIGKSILTQTQFLSTLLAERNTPLLPSNPYFERRILKDFYQSSPNSFMGVLKNVIPAKHALDPDRGVGIQNRPKSLDPCLRRDDKSAFFDNPLIETLGLEKFRCDLNRFRKIASLYRLPPSHEILCINTYFEKSLLEFGYYDSKLAIDLLKQNPQLGSHYLKPVQHLYWLGYYDLTVELTEMIQWVQNHFPHIQMTLTLPPLERLMDPEEIRAQLLAKLTHHPQIISECRESLLSSQVILSQSSVHAVSLLLRRIYQDLQQSKEVFCLFPAAFDGKTLLTKKLNESGWITHPPFEFSLHQTPFWGKIQPLELTNFKPQDSMEAIHYQAFIKFLHDLENSGAKLSEDLLQEEIQYHHHAPQLYCAYPLFLRDFNEPGLRPRESAFMIGLSHLTPRKTYLFNLEELPDGFHLHQQKLLFQHALSLAKTETILFESELDIQGRALRGISPYFLTESSIQTPSDEPLLPLAKFSPFFNEQLTTATVAGDMVAPFLKEKIKQELMSRPLTPTKLDYYSECHWKFFAAHLLGLKRLRTDDLEADPLTIGNYTHQFLEFIFKKIKNKKFFKKDWESLATWLESQFSDFVAQNPLTQTPLKESAKPFFLKRCLTLARGFLLGEWQYQNTIEAKYFPHLLELQFGYKGQPAVTLESKNGKRFSFRGRIDRIDVDETTKSYLILDYKTGDVQATMELLRDNRSFQLFLYLQAAKQSLENWAPAGALYFEGKQFTRKQGLFRASFKAPLGLPQSRSGLNDADWENRLKQLTNSAQSLLEELSLSEFQLEPYRCKASCDFWEICRYENREKRIR, from the coding sequence ATGAGCTTACGGTTAATCTTTGCTCCATCCCCCAACTCTTACTTAGAAGATATCTTAAATGAGATAATCGACCAACACATTGGCCACCACCTCACCGACGATTTTAAGATTATTGTTCCCGATTCAGCTTCGCTCGAAGACCTAGAGCATCTATTGATTCGCAAATCTAAACTAGAAGGGGTGCTCATTGGGAAAAGCATTTTAACTCAAACTCAATTTTTATCGACTTTACTGGCTGAACGAAACACTCCTTTATTACCCAGCAACCCCTACTTCGAAAGAAGAATTCTCAAAGACTTTTACCAAAGCTCGCCTAATTCTTTTATGGGTGTGTTGAAGAATGTCATTCCCGCGAAGCATGCCCTCGACCCCGATCGGGGGGTGGGAATCCAGAACCGCCCAAAATCACTGGATCCCTGCCTCCGCAGGGATGACAAAAGTGCGTTTTTCGACAACCCCCTTATTGAAACCCTTGGCTTAGAAAAATTCCGTTGTGATTTAAATCGCTTTCGTAAAATTGCGAGCCTTTATCGGCTGCCCCCCTCCCATGAGATATTATGCATTAATACTTATTTTGAAAAATCTCTTTTAGAGTTTGGCTATTACGACTCAAAACTTGCCATCGACCTTTTAAAACAAAACCCCCAGCTGGGTTCGCATTATTTAAAACCCGTTCAACACCTCTATTGGTTAGGTTATTATGATTTAACCGTTGAATTAACTGAAATGATCCAATGGGTGCAAAATCATTTTCCACATATTCAAATGACTTTAACCTTGCCTCCCCTTGAACGCTTGATGGACCCAGAAGAGATCCGTGCTCAACTCTTGGCCAAATTGACCCATCACCCTCAAATTATATCCGAATGTCGTGAATCGCTGCTATCATCCCAAGTTATTTTATCTCAAAGCTCGGTTCATGCCGTGAGTTTGCTGCTACGCAGGATTTATCAAGATTTACAACAATCCAAGGAAGTCTTTTGCCTCTTCCCTGCTGCCTTTGATGGAAAAACCCTTTTAACTAAAAAATTAAATGAATCAGGCTGGATCACTCACCCCCCTTTTGAATTTTCCCTTCATCAAACGCCATTTTGGGGAAAAATCCAACCCTTGGAACTCACAAATTTTAAGCCCCAAGATTCGATGGAAGCCATCCATTACCAAGCTTTCATCAAATTTCTTCATGACCTTGAAAACTCCGGCGCAAAACTCTCAGAAGATCTTTTGCAAGAAGAAATTCAATACCACCACCATGCCCCCCAGTTATATTGCGCCTATCCTTTATTTTTGCGTGACTTTAACGAACCTGGCTTGCGCCCCCGCGAATCGGCGTTCATGATTGGTTTAAGCCATTTGACCCCTCGCAAAACTTATCTTTTCAATTTAGAAGAATTACCCGATGGTTTTCACTTGCATCAACAAAAACTTTTATTTCAACATGCCTTAAGCCTAGCTAAGACCGAAACGATTCTTTTTGAGAGCGAATTAGATATTCAAGGTAGAGCCCTCCGGGGCATTTCCCCCTATTTTTTAACGGAGTCTTCGATTCAAACCCCAAGCGATGAGCCGCTTTTACCCTTGGCCAAATTTTCTCCCTTCTTCAATGAACAGCTCACCACTGCTACCGTTGCAGGCGACATGGTCGCGCCCTTTCTCAAAGAAAAGATTAAGCAAGAACTTATGTCGCGCCCTTTAACCCCCACCAAGTTAGATTATTATTCTGAATGCCATTGGAAATTTTTTGCAGCTCACCTCTTAGGGCTCAAGCGCTTAAGAACCGACGATCTAGAGGCTGATCCCCTGACAATTGGAAATTACACTCATCAATTTTTAGAATTTATTTTTAAGAAAATTAAAAACAAAAAGTTTTTTAAAAAAGATTGGGAAAGTTTGGCAACTTGGCTAGAATCTCAATTTAGTGATTTTGTCGCACAAAACCCCCTTACCCAAACCCCATTAAAAGAATCGGCTAAACCATTTTTTCTCAAACGTTGTTTAACCTTGGCCAGGGGTTTTTTGCTCGGCGAATGGCAATATCAAAACACGATTGAGGCAAAATATTTCCCCCACCTTTTGGAGTTGCAATTTGGGTACAAAGGGCAACCGGCCGTAACCCTTGAATCAAAAAACGGCAAAAGGTTTTCTTTTCGTGGGCGCATCGATCGGATTGACGTTGATGAAACAACAAAATCTTATCTTATTCTCGACTATAAAACGGGTGATGTTCAAGCCACCATGGAGCTGTTGCGAGATAACCGATCGTTCCAATTGTTTTTATATCTTCAAGCAGCAAAGCAATCTTTAGAAAACTGGGCCCCGGCAGGCGCTCTCTATTTTGAAGGTAAACAATTTACCCGCAAACAAGGTTTGTTTCGAGCAAGCTTCAAAGCACCATTGGGCTTGCCCCAGAGCCGGAGTGGTTTAAATGATGCGGATTGGGAAAATCGTTTAAAGCAACTGACGAATTCTGCTCAAAGCTTACTAGAAGAATTGTCGCTTAGCGAATTTCAGCTAGAGCCTTATCGCTGCAAGGCATCTTGTGATTTTTGGGAAATCTGTCGTTATGAAAACAGAGAAAAAAGGATAAGATAG
- a CDS encoding UvrD-helicase domain-containing protein, translating to MALTQHTLVAASAGTGKTTLMVQTFLELLDDGVSPQEILTLTFTEKAAAELQERILKKLIDPSFAEKFSPEYQQLILTQIQEAYLGTFHQFCFRMIKHHQLLARSDELWILSDLALAHLRQTSIRKILNQHLETQNPATTLLVDTLGFSSLLNALAEGLEQSRSLLTASPDSELEVAFHQLVQSIAQDYKMLCRELQAIDFNQMEEQVLAFLENNPKAAEHFCKRFRYILVDEFQDTSPTQLKMLEMIQDYSQQAKGHCWFFVVGDAKQSIYAFRQVEQSLIATFNQKLLAKGGTTQNLTTNYRSRPELVEIANLYCQTYFSDTPPIHTPLEPELGFKPLNLIQIPTEKTNLKAKDRRYLEATILAEKILHYRQLNERPEDMAILYRANTGSEILMEVLQNYQISFHIKGGQNLLAQQIFLDLKHLFEWTANPQDSLALAGVLRSPLFALSDAILYILAEKKGLARDSLVNLNIDLFKKSDLLREIPKINRAHKILSTLLEIKSTHTLSAYLDRMEELVELDALLSMLGTSHGMALNYQQFRELLLALAKTLKTYTFEQWAHHLNRLWDKIKGLTPVSDLINPKNSVTLLTIHAAKGLEFKHLLLYDLNKSPTKKYPAILMANGKIAAKIKNAQGKLEAPERYQSILETLQAENAHEERRIFYVALTRAKQSITLVTFQGEEPKKGSLLGILGNVISLEDPQHTETWNINLVIEKKSAQKKLPELFPIPPARPFTEKSVSELETHSQCPQLHYYQYILKLSTDLKLSQSQKISQPQAGTLLHQALSQITKLNREAPLELLKKASILQQLPLDAPTLYQLNLVLTNYIKSEAYQKILTAQEDFCEIPFALLINDFFVRGQMDRLIKRDHQYIVIDFKYTEGADEAMQSYLFQLKTYALAASKMTNQFVGQTEIHLLKTRGIIPITFSQDDLLNHEKTLSKILSDMHQTDLSQVEKKDFCFQCPFHTQLKLCPIPTKGPACDGQISLNMSS from the coding sequence GTGGCACTCACTCAACATACCCTCGTGGCTGCTTCAGCCGGCACTGGCAAAACCACTCTCATGGTGCAAACTTTTTTAGAATTATTAGACGATGGCGTTTCACCGCAAGAAATTTTAACCCTCACGTTTACCGAAAAAGCCGCTGCCGAATTACAAGAACGTATTTTAAAAAAATTAATTGACCCCAGCTTTGCTGAAAAATTCAGCCCCGAATATCAACAATTGATCTTAACCCAAATACAAGAAGCCTATTTGGGGACCTTTCATCAATTTTGTTTTCGCATGATCAAACACCATCAACTTTTAGCCCGTTCTGATGAATTATGGATCTTGTCCGATTTAGCCTTGGCTCATTTAAGGCAAACCAGTATTCGCAAGATTTTAAACCAACATTTAGAAACCCAAAACCCTGCCACGACTTTACTCGTTGATACCCTGGGTTTTTCTAGCCTTCTCAATGCTTTAGCAGAAGGATTAGAACAAAGCCGAAGCTTGCTCACTGCCTCACCTGATTCCGAACTAGAAGTGGCGTTTCATCAATTAGTTCAAAGCATCGCTCAAGATTATAAAATGCTGTGTCGAGAACTCCAGGCTATCGATTTTAACCAAATGGAAGAACAGGTATTAGCCTTTTTAGAAAATAATCCCAAAGCGGCTGAGCATTTTTGCAAACGGTTTCGTTATATTTTGGTGGATGAATTCCAAGACACCAGCCCCACGCAACTCAAAATGCTAGAAATGATTCAAGACTACAGCCAACAAGCCAAGGGGCATTGTTGGTTTTTTGTGGTGGGTGATGCCAAACAATCGATTTACGCCTTTCGCCAAGTTGAACAAAGCTTGATTGCGACGTTTAATCAGAAATTATTAGCCAAAGGTGGCACGACTCAAAATCTAACCACCAACTATCGTTCTCGCCCCGAATTGGTCGAAATCGCAAATCTCTATTGCCAAACTTATTTTTCCGATACACCTCCCATTCATACTCCACTTGAACCTGAACTTGGTTTCAAACCTCTCAACCTAATCCAAATACCCACTGAAAAAACAAATCTGAAGGCTAAAGACCGGCGCTACCTTGAGGCCACGATTCTCGCTGAAAAGATCCTGCATTACCGCCAATTGAATGAACGGCCAGAAGACATGGCCATCCTCTATCGCGCGAATACCGGGTCAGAAATACTCATGGAGGTTTTACAAAATTATCAGATTTCTTTTCATATCAAAGGCGGCCAAAACTTATTGGCTCAACAAATTTTTCTTGATCTAAAACATCTCTTCGAGTGGACGGCTAACCCTCAAGATAGTCTTGCCTTAGCGGGAGTGTTGCGTTCCCCGCTCTTTGCCCTCAGCGATGCCATCCTTTATATTTTAGCTGAAAAAAAGGGGCTTGCGCGAGATAGCTTGGTTAATCTTAATATTGACCTTTTCAAAAAATCAGATCTTTTGAGAGAAATCCCTAAAATTAATCGGGCTCATAAAATTTTAAGCACCCTACTTGAAATTAAATCGACCCACACCTTGTCGGCTTACCTTGACCGCATGGAAGAGCTTGTCGAACTCGACGCACTGTTAAGCATGCTAGGCACGTCACATGGCATGGCGCTCAATTATCAGCAATTTCGAGAATTATTATTGGCGTTGGCTAAAACTTTAAAAACTTATACCTTTGAACAATGGGCTCACCATTTAAACCGCTTATGGGACAAAATCAAAGGCCTTACTCCGGTGAGTGATCTCATCAATCCCAAAAATTCTGTCACCCTCCTCACCATCCACGCTGCAAAAGGTTTAGAATTTAAACATCTCTTGCTTTATGATCTCAACAAATCCCCCACTAAAAAATATCCCGCTATTCTCATGGCTAACGGGAAAATCGCTGCCAAAATAAAAAATGCCCAAGGTAAACTCGAAGCGCCGGAGCGTTATCAATCGATCCTTGAAACCCTCCAAGCCGAAAATGCCCATGAAGAACGCCGTATCTTTTACGTGGCCCTTACCCGAGCAAAACAATCGATTACTTTGGTTACTTTTCAAGGAGAAGAACCCAAAAAGGGATCTCTGTTAGGAATTTTAGGCAATGTTATTTCTCTTGAAGATCCTCAACATACCGAAACTTGGAATATCAATCTTGTTATAGAAAAAAAATCTGCTCAGAAAAAGCTCCCCGAACTTTTTCCCATCCCACCTGCCCGACCCTTTACCGAAAAAAGTGTTTCTGAGTTAGAAACTCATTCCCAATGCCCACAATTGCACTATTATCAATATATCTTAAAATTAAGCACCGATTTAAAATTATCGCAGTCACAAAAGATTAGCCAGCCGCAAGCAGGCACACTATTACACCAGGCTTTAAGCCAAATCACTAAACTCAACCGCGAAGCCCCTCTAGAACTTTTAAAAAAAGCCTCTATTTTGCAACAACTCCCCTTAGATGCTCCAACTCTCTATCAATTAAATTTGGTGCTCACAAATTATATCAAAAGTGAAGCCTATCAAAAGATTTTGACTGCCCAAGAGGATTTTTGCGAAATCCCCTTTGCCCTATTGATTAACGATTTTTTTGTTCGCGGGCAAATGGACCGATTAATTAAACGAGATCATCAATATATCGTGATTGATTTTAAATATACAGAAGGCGCTGACGAGGCCATGCAATCTTACCTCTTTCAGCTTAAAACCTACGCGCTGGCTGCAAGCAAAATGACCAACCAATTTGTTGGCCAAACCGAAATTCATTTATTAAAAACCCGGGGAATTATCCCTATTACCTTTAGCCAAGACGATTTATTAAACCACGAAAAAACTTTAAGCAAAATTTTAAGCGACATGCACCAGACTGACCTCAGCCAAGTAGAGAAAAAAGATTTTTGTTTCCAATGCCCCTTTCATACGCAGTTAAAGTTGTGCCCCATTCCAACCAAAGGTCCTGCCTGCGATGGACAAATATCATTGAACATGTCATCCTGA
- the gshA gene encoding glutamate--cysteine ligase — protein sequence MIQEILDKIKTHQTEVERFFKKYESTLKPPIFLGCDIRNSNDKIAVVDTNIFPAGFNNLCNSFTKTTVAHFKDYLTQYFPHKKRIALLIEEHTRNRFYLENVVRLSSIIGQAGFEVRVTYPGTALSENSIELPILGQTLYLYKLQRNAEKIYAGDFVPDLIISNNDFSNGIPPVLEKSPIPIIPSPELGWWKRKKSSHFEILNNIAEEFSAIVNIDPRKITTAFTVHNNTDLNDPNNLEALRKKVDAVLVQTQKYYDVAKIDQSPYAFIKNDAGTYGMGVMNISSGEEIFQINRRIRNKLLSSKGGSGVQAFLIQEGIPTVDTYSDYPIEPVIYMVGFKPVGGFFRINSERDSYSSLNTRGMSFSCLCLHKLDEPHEAQFLRCHEKQSVVEMAFVLAKLASIAVAIEGSYSA from the coding sequence ATGATTCAAGAAATTTTAGATAAAATTAAAACCCACCAAACTGAAGTAGAACGTTTTTTTAAAAAATACGAATCCACCCTTAAACCCCCTATCTTCTTGGGCTGTGACATACGTAACTCTAACGACAAAATTGCAGTGGTCGACACCAACATCTTTCCTGCTGGTTTTAATAATCTTTGTAATTCTTTTACTAAAACAACGGTTGCACACTTTAAAGATTATCTGACCCAATATTTCCCCCATAAAAAACGTATTGCCCTTTTGATCGAAGAACATACTCGCAATCGTTTTTATTTGGAAAATGTCGTCCGTTTGTCCTCTATTATTGGCCAAGCTGGCTTTGAAGTAAGGGTCACTTATCCCGGCACCGCCCTAAGTGAAAACTCCATCGAACTACCCATTTTGGGGCAAACCCTCTATCTTTACAAATTGCAGCGAAATGCTGAAAAAATCTATGCTGGGGATTTTGTGCCTGATCTGATCATCTCAAACAATGATTTTTCTAACGGGATTCCACCCGTACTAGAAAAAAGCCCTATCCCTATTATTCCTTCCCCTGAATTAGGATGGTGGAAACGAAAAAAGTCGAGCCACTTTGAAATTCTTAATAATATTGCCGAAGAATTTTCAGCAATCGTGAATATTGACCCTCGCAAAATCACCACGGCCTTTACCGTACACAATAATACCGATCTCAATGACCCCAACAATTTGGAAGCGCTTCGTAAAAAGGTTGATGCCGTACTTGTGCAAACCCAAAAATATTATGACGTCGCCAAAATTGATCAATCCCCTTACGCCTTTATTAAAAATGATGCGGGAACCTATGGCATGGGAGTGATGAATATAAGTTCAGGAGAAGAAATTTTTCAGATCAACCGACGGATACGCAACAAACTTCTCTCCAGCAAGGGTGGCTCTGGAGTACAAGCCTTTCTAATTCAAGAAGGCATTCCCACGGTTGATACTTACAGCGATTACCCCATTGAACCCGTTATTTATATGGTGGGGTTCAAACCCGTAGGAGGATTTTTCCGTATCAACTCCGAACGTGATTCTTACAGTAGTCTTAATACCCGTGGCATGAGTTTTTCTTGCCTGTGTTTGCACAAGCTTGACGAACCTCACGAAGCACAGTTTTTACGCTGTCATGAAAAACAAAGTGTTGTGGAAATGGCTTTTGTATTAGCCAAACTGGCAAGTATCGCTGTGGCTATTGAAGGCAGTTATTCGGCGTAG
- the dksA gene encoding RNA polymerase-binding protein DksA → MNKKELEKFKEILLERKKELMVHVEDIRERGVAFEQEDLPDEVDLASSEADQSMNLRLRDRERVLLKKIEKALQKIDRGEYGLCEMCGEEIGKKRLEARPVTDLCIKCKEEQEQVEKAYAE, encoded by the coding sequence GTGAATAAGAAAGAACTAGAAAAATTTAAAGAGATTTTATTAGAACGCAAAAAAGAGTTAATGGTTCATGTCGAAGATATTCGCGAGCGAGGCGTTGCTTTTGAACAAGAAGATTTACCCGATGAAGTTGACTTGGCAAGTTCAGAGGCCGATCAATCGATGAATTTAAGGTTACGTGACCGCGAAAGAGTTTTACTCAAAAAAATCGAAAAGGCTCTACAAAAGATTGACCGAGGCGAATACGGTCTTTGTGAAATGTGTGGTGAAGAGATTGGTAAAAAACGCCTAGAAGCCCGCCCGGTGACCGATCTTTGTATTAAATGTAAAGAAGAACAAGAGCAGGTTGAAAAGGCCTACGCCGAATAA
- a CDS encoding DUF721 domain-containing protein has product MGSRFSPPHPLAKVLGLHLKKLNLDKKIKNYSVVECWENIVGPSIAQHSAAKRISDGCLYLEVEHPTWFTELKMLEPQLLEKIKAFDPSTPIRKIRFQLK; this is encoded by the coding sequence ATGGGCAGCCGATTTTCACCCCCACATCCTTTGGCAAAAGTTCTGGGTCTTCATTTAAAAAAACTCAACCTCGACAAAAAAATCAAAAATTACAGCGTAGTAGAATGTTGGGAAAATATTGTTGGCCCCTCGATCGCTCAACACAGTGCGGCAAAACGCATTAGTGACGGCTGTCTCTACCTTGAGGTTGAGCACCCCACTTGGTTCACCGAACTCAAAATGTTGGAGCCTCAACTCTTAGAAAAGATCAAAGCCTTTGACCCCTCCACACCGATTCGCAAGATTCGTTTTCAATTAAAATGA
- a CDS encoding threonylcarbamoyl-AMP synthase — MNLNKIDNANATSLLIKGELLLYPTETVYGMGCDATNLQAIQKIFEIKQRDQGKPLPILVDSLAMLKKYVAEPNAIETKLIERYWPGPLTILFQSKGVLPKDIDAGTGKIAARISSHPMATQLVKELGRPLVSTSANLSEEPSALSPQDLARYFSSSNLSYLDGGVLKSSKGSTLVEVVAGEIKIRRQGDLTLHHFN; from the coding sequence ATGAATTTGAACAAAATTGATAATGCCAATGCAACTTCTCTATTAATCAAAGGTGAACTTCTGCTTTACCCCACCGAAACAGTGTATGGGATGGGATGCGATGCCACTAACCTTCAGGCTATTCAGAAAATATTTGAAATCAAACAGCGTGATCAAGGAAAACCCTTGCCTATTTTAGTGGATTCTTTGGCGATGTTAAAAAAATATGTGGCTGAACCTAATGCTATCGAAACAAAACTAATTGAACGTTATTGGCCAGGGCCTTTGACGATTCTCTTTCAATCAAAGGGTGTTTTGCCAAAAGATATTGATGCGGGAACGGGTAAAATTGCGGCACGGATTTCGAGTCACCCCATGGCGACTCAATTGGTGAAAGAGTTAGGCAGGCCGCTGGTTAGTACCAGTGCTAATTTGTCCGAAGAACCTTCGGCTTTAAGTCCACAAGATTTAGCAAGATATTTTAGTTCATCCAATCTATCTTACCTTGATGGAGGAGTATTAAAATCTTCAAAGGGTTCTACTCTTGTTGAAGTGGTAGCGGGTGAAATTAAAATACGCCGGCAAGGTGATCTGACCCTTCATCATTTTAATTGA
- a CDS encoding STAS-like domain-containing protein → MKIEIKKEFYPDYISREAGEKLRQKVAHQLEQNNIVELDFADCMVASTSFFDEGIAKLALEFNDINEKAKLLKIKNLHRRDHELLLSLCKKRNFKIFL, encoded by the coding sequence ATGAAAATTGAAATTAAAAAAGAATTTTACCCTGATTATATTAGCCGTGAGGCAGGTGAAAAATTGCGACAAAAGGTTGCCCACCAGTTGGAACAGAACAACATCGTAGAATTAGATTTTGCAGATTGTATGGTTGCCAGCACTTCTTTTTTTGATGAAGGGATTGCCAAATTAGCGCTTGAGTTCAATGATATTAATGAAAAAGCTAAATTGCTAAAAATTAAAAATCTACATCGCCGGGATCATGAACTTTTACTAAGCTTGTGTAAAAAGAGAAATTTTAAGATCTTTTTATGA